tgtacaggtccacaggtcactgaaagaggcaacacaggtggagaaggtagtcaagaactcatactgcatgcttgctttcattggtcggggcattaagtataagaattggcaagtcatgttgcagctgtatagaaccttagttaggccacacttggagtatagtgttcaattctggacgccacactaccagaaggatgtggaggctttagagagggtgcagaagaaatttaccagaatgttgcctggaatggagggcattagctatgaggagcggttgaataaactcggtttgttctcattggaatgacggaggttgaggggcgacctgatagagggctacaaaattatgagaggcatagacagagtggatagtcagaggcttttccccagggtagaggggtcaattactagggggcataggtttaaggtgcgaggggcaaggtttagagtagatgtatgaggcaagttttttacacagagagtagtgggtgcctggagctcgctgccgaaggaggtggtggaagcagggacgatagtgacatttaaggggcatcttgacaaatgcatgaataggatgggaatagagggatacggacccaggaagtgtagaagattgtagtttagtcgggcagcatggtcggcacgggcttggagggccgaagggcctgttcctgtgctgtacttttctttgttctttgttctttgtatttgtaATTCTCAAGTCTGGCACCTCCAGGAAAGACTGGGCGATCAGCACCCCTGAAATTTACATTTTCACTTcactccttatcaattttgaacctaggttacaagatgatcagaggattggatagggtggacagtaaaagcctttttcctcggatggtgatttctagcacgaggggacatagctttaaattgaggggagatagatataagacagatgtcagaggtaggttcttgcctcagagagtagtaagggcgtgcaatgccctgcctgcaacagtagtggactcgccaacactaagggcattcaaatggtcattggatagacatatggatgataagggaatcgtgtagatgggctttagagtggtttcacaggtcggcgcaacatcgagggctgaagggcctgtactgcgctgtaatgttctatgttctatattctatctgGGGACAGGGCTTCCTAGTCTGTCTGCATGGCTTGGGTAGCATTTATCTCCTTTGTAAAGACAAACAGTTAGTTTTATTTCACTATGAGCAACGTGACAGTTCCTGTGTGAGATTCTCCATCGACTGACCCCGGAATCgccaaacgcgattgggtggagaatcgattcTGACTTTAAAATCATGGGGGGCACAgatttcatgccaaatcacaattatccatgacctcgacagtggcgtcaatgcatttcagaatgcacatacagttagataccatttgcatatcattagggtggcaccgtagcacagtggttagcgttgttgcttcacagctccagtgtcccaggttcaattgctggtgagggtcactgcctgtgcggagtctgcatgttctccccttgtctgcgtttgtttcctccgagtgctccggtttcctcccacagtcaaacaatgtgcaggttaggtggattggccatgctaaattgcccttagtatccaaaatcttggttggggttacagagataaggtggaggtatgggcttgggtagcgtgctctttccaagggctgctgcagactcgatggcccaaatggcctccttatgcactgtaaattctaggattctatgattagtgggcctgaccgagtattctccggggcctctgtgattctctgcctaggatgggccaaattcctgatggcgaggttcacttgtgcttttaaaaattattaAACAGGTCCCGtcgctgatgagggagaggggttacggaACGTGTGCAACATCGCCATAgttcgctgacagttgtgccgctgggtcggggcttctgccagggtcgggggagtAGCTCGGGATAACCTGGATTTGAGCTGTGGGGTGGACCGGCAGAAAGCGTCATTACCGCAATCTGCAAGGTAACCATACAGCTGTGTATACCGgtgactgtccattgtgaacttagggccacaggtcacatgagacccccccccccggggcaccaCCAGAGGAgccctctggcctcagctgactcctcagcaggatgggcgtgctccagcgcaaccagtgccatcttgttggctgggatgaatgtgtgtggggagtgtaatgtgtatatgcggttgcagcttgtcagcctcccgagtgtcaatcacggacccggcaaatcccacaCTGTTTCTCAATGGCATCGCTTgcatgttccatgtggtgccggttctAGCCCCTCTAAAGTCACTGAATCCGTCCAcgctcggcgccagttttgctgtcgtggaagtccatgaatcctgcccctacATCAATACTTCGTCTCAGGAATGGAgcatcccacccactgtgtctcaatggggtgggtttagcacagggctaaatcgctggcttttaaagcagaccaaggcaggccagcagcacggttcaattcccataccagcctccccgaacaggcgccggaatgtggcgactcagggcttttcacagtaacttcatttgaagcctattgtgacaataagcaattttcatttcatttcattaaaagcTCCTTCTACACCTTTAAACAAGTAACGGTAAGTGAGAGCAAACTGATGCCCAGTAACCCAAATACAAATTGTGGACATTCCCTCTCTTCCCTGTTCTTCTGTGAAGTCAGCTCTTCAATTATGTAAACAGAGTTTCACATTtcagaaaaaaaaatttaaaatgtttgctccacacccacagagtttcatctgtttaaagccacaaacagaaaggtccagttttctcctggagtttgagacaaatcagctttcaaaatgatgcagtttcagccaatgagggagatccgggctcagccccgcccctcattcattcTGATTGGTTGGAGAATGAGTAGCTCGTGCTCAGTTCTCCAGTCCCACAACATCTTCCAATTGGTCCTGAACTGTTGTCAATCAGCCGGGCATTGGATCCGGAGCATGCACAGAGCTGGACACCAATGCGCAGGCGTAGTGTCAAAGAGTTTGGAGCATGCGCATTATGATTGATGCCTCGGCCCTTgtttgtcccggagaagcggagtcagcgtcaggcggtgggtgggaggatttggaaacactttgtggatccgcaaacccttcacaatttgcagctgcggggcttctctctcccgggaacaggcccaggttaacgggcaccatcctgcttcagacactggaggatggttcatagatcatagaatttacagtgcagaaggaggccattcggcccatcgagtctgcaccggctcttggaaagagcaccctacccaaggtcaacacctctaccctatccccataacccagtaaccccacccaacactaagggcaattttggacactaaaggcaatttatcatggccaatccacctaacccgcacatctttggactgtgggaggaaaccggagcacccggaggaaacccatgcacacatggggaggacgtgcagactccgcacagacagtgacccaagccggaatcgaacatggtaccctggagctgtgaagcaattgtgctatccacaatgctaccgtgctgcccactggttcACATcagagtatgggggagggggggataataaataagagcttacacttcgcactcaaatcaatgaggactctgatctctgacaAGGAAGGAAACActggcaggtgggtggggaggattcacaaacacccgctggaggccccaaaccccctggACTGTCAGTGATGGATTTTGTAAAAttatttttacaggatattagcagAATTTGCAGACATGAAACTCAaaccaaacttcacatcaagatgcTTCAGCGATTTGATTCATcagaatatcatcagcctttgtatACAGAAGGAGAAACGTTTGTTCCATTCTGTCTGTGGAAAAAGATGTGAGCCATCAGTGTGACTGAGAAAGCACCGAGATACGCAAATACCCGAGAGTTTCCAATGTGCTGGATACGGAAAGAGCTTTCACCAGCCTGAAAGAAAAACCACCGCATTCACAGTGAGTAGTCACCCTGTACATATTCTGTGTAAACGAGGCTTCAACATTATACAACCTGGAGACGCACGAGGACACTCACATCATGGAGAAATTattgaaatgtggggactgtgggaagggatataaTTACCCATCTGGATTGGatattcatcgacgcattcacactggagagaggccttacacctgcactgtgtgtgggaaaggatttgcttacTCATCCAGCCTGTATACACATCAGCGTGTTCAtactggcgagaggccattcaaTTGCCTTGAATGTGGGAAGGGGTGTAATGCTTTATCAAGCCTCCTGATTCACCAGCAAGTTCACTCTGATcagagaccatttcaatgttctGATTGTGACAAAAGCTTTAAAAGCACAAaggacctgctgagacaccagcgcactcacatggAGGTGAGGCCTTTCGCCTGCTCagtgtgcgggaagggattcactcagtcatcccatcttctaacacaccaacttgttcactctgataaGAGACCTTTTCAATGCTCGCACTGTGAGAAGTGTTTTAAAAGTAAAAATGATTTACAAgcccatcaacgcactcacactggggagaagccattcacctgctctctctgtcagAGGAGATTTGGACGTTTATCCcagctacagacacaccagcgagttcactctgatcagagaccatttcaatgttctgattgtgagaagagctttaaaagcaaacAGGATCTGgtgacgcaccagcgagttcacactggagagaggccattcacctgctctgtgtgtgggaagggattcacccattcatCCCACCGTCTgagacaccagcgcgttcacactggagagaggccgttcatttgctcTGTGTGTGGTAAGGGATTTGCTGATTCACCCCACCTTCTGCTAcatgagcgaattcacactggagaaagacctttcacttgctccatgtgtggaaagggattcactcagccatcccagctcactgtacatcaacttgttcacactgagcagagaccttttaaatgttctgactgtgagaagagctttaagagCACTAAGGAccttctgagacaccaacaaggtcacactggggagaggtcattcacctgttccatgtgtgggaagagatttgttcagtcatcccacctgcttagacaccagcaggttcacacaggagagaggtcattcacctgctccatatgtgggaagagatttgctcggtcatccaatctgctgagacaccagcgagttcacaagtcacTGCagaggttagattctgctgttgctgctgctgctaatacaatgcaggactgaaccatgttaatTCTGTTATTGAGAGGCTAGATTGGGCACTTAGATAATCTCAGTgcaatcaggcagaatcaacatgattttgtgcaagggaaatcatgtttgaccaatttagtaaagttatttgaggaagtaacaagcgatgtggataaagggggacctgtggatgtgtgtatttagatttccagcaggcacttgacaaggtgccacataaaagttcACTCCACAAAATAAAAGCTCATTCTGTAGTTGGTAACAGCATCAACAGAGGCTTGGTTAGCGAACAGGAAACATTGAGAAGTTTAAAAATTGTCATTTTTGGACTGGTAAGATGTAACctgtggagtgccacaggggtcaggactgggcctcaactattttcagGACTTGGTTGACAGGATCAAAAGTATGGTTGCAGAATTTGCTGTTGCTACAAAGGTATGGAGGAAGGTAAGTTGTGAGTGACCATAAGGAGTCTGTAAAGGGTGCAGATAGGCTAATTAAGTGAGCAACAATTTGGCAGATTGagcataatgtggggaaatgtgaacttgtccactttggcaggaagaataaaaaagcaacatattggattgaatttgtttattgtcatgtgtaccgagatacagcgaaaaatattgttctgcgcacagctcaggcagatcattctgtacatgaaaagaaaatacatagggcaaccataaaatacacaatgtaaatacatcatcacacagacatcgggtgaagcatgcagagtgtagtactactcattcAGAAAGCTGTGTGAAGGGAatgtaaaagagaaaggttagtgttagaattaagttttaagagaTTAGTCTGATTATcggagatgtaagaagaggatctgtgtgagagagctcgcagagagtcgccccgTTCCGGCACCATCTTGCATTGCTTGTTTAAATGCACAGAGATTGCAGCTCCGAGGTACAGAGGGATCGAGGTGTATTGGTGCATGAATCAGGACCAGTTACTCTGCAGATAGAGTACACGATTGGGAAGGTAA
This portion of the Scyliorhinus torazame isolate Kashiwa2021f chromosome 5, sScyTor2.1, whole genome shotgun sequence genome encodes:
- the LOC140418531 gene encoding uncharacterized protein, yielding MEKLLKCGDCGKGYNYPSGLDIHRRIHTGERPYTCTVCGKGFAYSSSLYTHQRVHTGERPFNCLECGKGCNALSSLLIHQQVHSDQRPFQCSDCDKSFKSTKDLLRHQRTHMEVRPFACSVCGKGFTQSSHLLTHQLVHSDKRPFQCSHCEKCFKSKNDLQAHQRTHTGEKPFTCSLCQRRFGRLSQLQTHQRVHSDQRPFQCSDCEKSFKSKQDLVTHQRVHTGERPFTCSVCGKGFTHSSHRLRHQRVHTGERPFICSVCGKGFADSPHLLLHERIHTGERPFTCSMCGKGFTQPSQLTVHQLVHTEQRPFKCSDCEKSFKSTKDLLRHQQGHTGERSFTCSMCGKRFVQSSHLLRHQQVHTGERSFTCSICGKRFARSSNLLRHQRVHKSLQSVGRLWCNPVCGVCLMVVTWNIEVIEKPRPRISEKLDHTALCAQNAKHDGQFSQVTALPELAMAAK